The DNA region CATCATATCTACCACAAGCTACATAGGCAAGATCCTGAGAAGCAGAACCAGGCCTCCTTAGATCATCAGAGTTTTCAAAAACCTCCTTTAATTTCTTATAGTAGATTTCCCAATACTCCCTCCTTCTAAACGGAAAACCCGTCCCTATTAAAAAACCACTCGTTTTATTTGAAACTTTTATTAACCTGTCATTTAAATAGGCACCCCTATTTTTTATAGCATAAAAAAGCTCATTTAAAAAAGGAATATAAATCACACTAACTAAAGGCTCACCCTCTTTAACATAAGCAATAGAAAAAGAAAAAAATGGAATTTTCTGAATAAAGTTTCTCGTCCCATCAAGAGGATCACAAATAAAACCCTCTTCTATAAAATCTTTACCCATCTCCTCACCTAAAAAAGGAATATCCCTAAACTTTTTCTCTAAAACTTTCCTCACCTCTTCCTCTACTTTTAAATCTGTTTCCGAAACAAAATCTCTCTCTATTTTCTCTCTATAACTTAAGTCATCTCTTTTAAACTCCCTCAGAAGTATACTTCCTGCCCTAAAGGCACATTCTTTAAACCCTAAAAGAATCTTATCCAGAAAATCACCCATAAATCTTAAAAATATTTTTTTGGAAGTTTCTTTTTTAACACCTCTAAAAGATCTTTTATTTTCTGGGACTCTTCCTTAGGAAAAACTAAAATTAAATCCTCTGAGTTAACGAGAGTAAGATTTTCAACTTTATAGAGTACTACCCTCTTATTTTTTGAAAAAACGATATTATTCCGAGAATCTACAGATAAAATTTTTCCAACAGAGGAATTTCCATTTTCATCTCTTGGAAAAATGTTTTCAAATGATAAAAATGAACCAAGATCTTCCCATCCAAAATCAGAAGGTATACATAAAATTTTATTAGTTTTTTCTAATAGCGCATAGTCAATAGAAGTTTTGGGAACAATTTCAAAGAATTTTTTGATGTTATTTTTTCTTAAATAAAAAAGTAATTCATCGAAAGAAGAGTTAACCTCTTTGAGTATATTAAAGAAAGAATTAGCCCTCCAAATGAACATACCTGAGTTCCATAAAAAGTTTCCCCTTTTTAAATAGTCACTAGCAAGTTCTTTATCTGGCTTTTCATGGAATTTTAAAACTTTTCTTATTTCGTAATTTTTCTCCCTTAAAAAAACATCACCAATTTCTATATAGCCATAACCTGTCTCAGGTCTTGTAGGTTTTATTCCAAAAGTTAAAATGTTATCGCTTACATTTTTAAAGGCAAAAATCATAATTTCTTTAAATTCATTTTGATCCCTAATGAGATGATCAGCAGGAAATATTCCTATAACAGCATCTTTTGATTTTTTTTGAATATAAAATGTACTAAAAAAACATGTAGCAAAAGTGTTTTTTAAAAGCGGTTCCCTTAATACTTTAACATTTCCAAGTATTTTTCTTACAAGAGAAGAAAGATAACAGGGAACAATAACTATTATGTTTTCTTTAGGAACAATCTTTTTTATTCGTTCGTATGTAATTTTAATAAGGGGTTTTCCCAAGATATTAATAAAGGGTTTAGGATTTCTTTCTCTAGAGAGAGGCCAGAGCCTTTCTCCCTTTCCCCCTGCCATTATAACAGCATAAAAATTCTTACTCATAAACCCCCTTTTTTACAAGAAACTCTCTAAACCTAAGAGCATCTTCCCACATATAGATATTATTAAACATAACAAAAACATAACTTTTTGACTTTTTTATTAAATTAAATATTTCTTCGAAATCTTTGTCTTCAAACTTATATTTATACATTTTTCTTCCATGCAATCTCAAATACATAATATCATCAGTTAATATTTCTTGATGAAAGGGGTCAAGAGCCTGATAAATCTTAAAGTCTCTATAAATTTCTCTCACAGTTTCACTTTTCCATTTCCCCCTACACTCCCAAAAGAAAAGTAAATTATTTTTATCTTTAAAAAAATTTTTTATGTTCTTTATATTTTCTTCGGTTTCGCTAAAAGATGAGGGGGTCTGAAAAACAATACCCTTAGCTCCAGATATTTCTGCAAAATTTCTTATATCTTTCCAAGCTAAATCAACTTCTATAGTATTTTTAAAAAAACCATAATTTTCTTTCTTTCCATAATCTTTCTTTGATCTTCGATAAGTTAATGAATTACAAGGATGGGTTATATGCTGAGGAGCCTTCAAAAATAAATAAAAATCTTTCAAATCTTTAATTTTTTCTCTCAGATTTTTAGCCTTTTTTTCACCTGGAACAGTATAAAAGGTTTGCTGAATTTCTACAGCATTAAAAAAATCGAAGTAGTTTTTCTTAGAGGGCGAAGAACATAAACCTATATAAATTTTCATTTATCTAATTTCTTTTTTAAGATCTTCTTAGAAATTTATTTGAAATTCTGCTAACTAAGAAACCTAAAAATAGACTTATAAGGAAAGCAGGGAAAAGTTCATAAAGATACTTCGTCAATTTAAAAACATCTTTCCACAGAATTGTTATAGTAGGACCTGTTATAAGGCAAGTTATGGCACCGTATATATT from Candidatus Hydrothermales bacterium includes:
- a CDS encoding inositol monophosphatase family protein, with amino-acid sequence MGDFLDKILLGFKECAFRAGSILLREFKRDDLSYREKIERDFVSETDLKVEEEVRKVLEKKFRDIPFLGEEMGKDFIEEGFICDPLDGTRNFIQKIPFFSFSIAYVKEGEPLVSVIYIPFLNELFYAIKNRGAYLNDRLIKVSNKTSGFLIGTGFPFRRREYWEIYYKKLKEVFENSDDLRRPGSASQDLAYVACGRYDGFFEFGLSPWDVIPGVLLVEEAGGKTSDMQGERNHLRSGNIIAGNPIAYDFLLKIFKKN
- a CDS encoding sugar phosphate nucleotidyltransferase, which produces MSKNFYAVIMAGGKGERLWPLSRERNPKPFINILGKPLIKITYERIKKIVPKENIIVIVPCYLSSLVRKILGNVKVLREPLLKNTFATCFFSTFYIQKKSKDAVIGIFPADHLIRDQNEFKEIMIFAFKNVSDNILTFGIKPTRPETGYGYIEIGDVFLREKNYEIRKVLKFHEKPDKELASDYLKRGNFLWNSGMFIWRANSFFNILKEVNSSFDELLFYLRKNNIKKFFEIVPKTSIDYALLEKTNKILCIPSDFGWEDLGSFLSFENIFPRDENGNSSVGKILSVDSRNNIVFSKNKRVVLYKVENLTLVNSEDLILVFPKEESQKIKDLLEVLKKKLPKKYF
- a CDS encoding DUF72 domain-containing protein: MKIYIGLCSSPSKKNYFDFFNAVEIQQTFYTVPGEKKAKNLREKIKDLKDFYLFLKAPQHITHPCNSLTYRRSKKDYGKKENYGFFKNTIEVDLAWKDIRNFAEISGAKGIVFQTPSSFSETEENIKNIKNFFKDKNNLLFFWECRGKWKSETVREIYRDFKIYQALDPFHQEILTDDIMYLRLHGRKMYKYKFEDKDFEEIFNLIKKSKSYVFVMFNNIYMWEDALRFREFLVKKGVYE